In the genome of Deinococcus deserti VCD115, one region contains:
- a CDS encoding HD domain-containing protein, which produces MDREQAYALMLEHTPSESLRRHMLNVEAAMRWYARHWGEDEELYAVTGLLHDFDYEAHPDEHPSWGVAFLREHTDTPDVVLNAILGHATFTGVARETRLARTLFAVDELTGLVQAAALIRPDRDVRQVELSSLKKRFRNKAFAAGVNREEVQQGAQELGVDLETHMANVLEALQTVGQVPTS; this is translated from the coding sequence ATGGACCGTGAACAGGCCTACGCCCTTATGCTGGAACACACTCCCAGCGAGTCACTTCGCCGGCACATGCTGAATGTGGAGGCCGCTATGCGCTGGTATGCCCGGCACTGGGGCGAGGACGAAGAACTGTACGCGGTCACCGGGCTGCTTCACGACTTTGACTACGAGGCGCATCCTGACGAACATCCAAGCTGGGGCGTAGCCTTCCTGCGCGAGCACACCGACACGCCGGATGTCGTCCTCAATGCCATCCTGGGACACGCTACGTTTACCGGTGTGGCGCGTGAAACGCGTCTGGCACGCACCCTATTCGCCGTGGACGAGCTGACCGGACTGGTGCAGGCTGCCGCTCTGATACGTCCTGACCGGGATGTGCGTCAGGTCGAATTGAGCAGCCTGAAAAAACGCTTTCGCAACAAGGCCTTTGCCGCGGGCGTAAACCGTGAGGAGGTACAACAGGGTGCTCAGGAACTGGGTGTTGACCTTGAGACACATATGGCCAACGTCCTGGAGGCTCTACAGACTGTTGGTCAGGTCCCGACCTCATGA
- a CDS encoding biotin transporter BioY, which translates to MTQITHPTLARTLVPANNLTRDLLLIAGGAALVSLLAQVEVPLKPVPLTLQTLGVLLVGAALGWKRAFAALALYLAAGAAGLPVFAGGSGSLARILGPSGGYLLSYPLAAALVGFLVERFALDRRFLGTALAMLAGSVVIYALGLPWLGMVTGLSGKALLNAGLIPFIIGDLLKLGLAALLLPAAWTLTGKR; encoded by the coding sequence ATGACCCAGATCACTCACCCTACACTGGCCCGCACCCTCGTTCCCGCCAACAACCTCACACGTGACCTGCTGCTGATCGCCGGAGGCGCCGCTCTGGTCAGCCTGCTGGCCCAGGTCGAGGTGCCTCTCAAGCCGGTGCCCCTGACACTGCAGACTCTGGGCGTGCTGCTGGTCGGTGCCGCCCTGGGCTGGAAACGTGCTTTCGCTGCGCTGGCGCTGTACCTCGCTGCGGGTGCTGCCGGATTGCCGGTCTTTGCCGGAGGAAGCGGCAGCCTGGCGCGCATTCTGGGACCCAGCGGCGGGTACCTGCTGAGCTATCCGCTGGCCGCCGCGCTGGTGGGCTTTCTGGTAGAGCGTTTTGCTCTGGACCGTCGCTTCCTGGGCACGGCCCTGGCCATGCTGGCGGGCAGTGTAGTGATCTACGCCCTGGGCCTGCCCTGGCTCGGCATGGTTACCGGTCTGAGTGGGAAGGCCCTGCTGAATGCTGGCCTGATTCCGTTTATTATCGGCGACCTGCTCAAGCTGGGACTGGCTGCGCTGTTGCTGCCGGCGGCCTGGACCTTGACCGGCAAACGCTGA
- a CDS encoding biotin--[acetyl-CoA-carboxylase] ligase gives MSDRLLPLLSALPQTGDALGEQLGVGRVTVHTLARRLADQGVPIIVSRQGYALEPGTPAPGLVPVHGVFGRALRYTGTTTSTQDDLRLWAEHPTSPAPHGAVVVAERQTAGRGRRGRAWDTPQDTLVFSVLLCAPLTLPDLALMPLAAGVAVHEACRTGGLKWPNDLLTLDGRKLAGILLEADLRGEEARRAVLGIGVNVGSAPPGAAHLHETQPGLTRAELLGRLLGALEHWLVQPAEDVLSAWRAASLTLGQAVHVNTPRGTVQGTAIDLDTHGNLQVQDPDGQVHTISAGDVQLIGSLPLSSPPNS, from the coding sequence GTGTCTGACCGTCTGCTGCCCCTGCTGAGTGCCCTGCCCCAGACGGGCGACGCACTGGGCGAACAGCTTGGCGTCGGGCGCGTGACTGTTCATACCCTGGCGCGCCGGTTGGCCGATCAGGGTGTGCCCATCATCGTTTCACGCCAGGGCTATGCACTGGAACCCGGTACGCCGGCCCCCGGGCTTGTACCGGTACACGGCGTTTTTGGGCGTGCGCTCCGCTATACCGGCACCACGACCAGTACCCAGGATGATCTCCGGCTCTGGGCCGAACACCCCACGAGTCCCGCGCCGCATGGGGCTGTGGTCGTTGCAGAGCGCCAGACTGCAGGTCGTGGTCGTCGTGGGCGCGCCTGGGACACACCCCAGGACACCCTGGTCTTCAGTGTGCTGTTGTGTGCTCCGCTGACCCTGCCGGACCTGGCCCTGATGCCGCTGGCTGCCGGGGTCGCCGTGCACGAGGCTTGCAGAACCGGTGGACTCAAATGGCCCAATGATCTGCTGACGCTCGATGGACGCAAACTTGCCGGCATTCTGCTTGAAGCAGACCTGCGCGGTGAGGAAGCCCGCCGGGCAGTCCTGGGCATCGGGGTGAACGTGGGCAGTGCGCCGCCTGGAGCTGCGCACCTGCATGAAACCCAGCCTGGCCTGACACGGGCCGAGCTGCTGGGCCGCCTGCTGGGTGCGCTGGAGCACTGGCTGGTTCAGCCGGCAGAGGACGTGCTCTCGGCGTGGCGTGCGGCGAGTCTGACGCTTGGCCAGGCGGTCCACGTGAACACTCCACGGGGAACCGTACAGGGAACAGCCATTGACCTCGACACGCACGGCAATCTCCAGGTGCAGGACCCTGACGGTCAGGTGCACACCATCAGCGCAGGTGACGTTCAGTTGATCGGCTCCCTGCCTCTGTCTTCTCCGCCCAATTCTTGA
- a CDS encoding prepilin-type N-terminal cleavage/methylation domain-containing protein: MNSNASRSQGVTLVELLVGLGLIGVVLTALNSLTISSMQASGLLTARSRLQSDAVIANQLIAARLKESCAVYPQNASLTYPAIAGTVHGGSRTWQVGADPFVAFVIPEDSGTRFIAYHLLTAAEYNAQMPAEQQLPAVEESNRVLMEYSVSLPTGTCAAPPAGPPSGGNAALVTDHVRQPTATEPLFVVQDDLSVTVRLRYATGNGAQVVLPALSRGPYLLELMGRNLPLSD; the protein is encoded by the coding sequence TTGAACTCTAACGCTTCTCGATCCCAGGGTGTCACATTGGTTGAATTGCTGGTCGGTCTCGGGTTAATCGGCGTAGTCTTAACAGCTTTGAACAGCCTGACGATATCCTCGATGCAGGCAAGCGGCCTGCTCACCGCGCGCTCACGCCTGCAGTCCGACGCCGTAATTGCCAATCAGCTTATTGCCGCACGGTTGAAAGAAAGCTGCGCCGTGTATCCGCAAAACGCCAGTTTAACGTACCCAGCCATCGCTGGAACGGTGCACGGAGGCTCTAGGACGTGGCAGGTCGGCGCGGACCCTTTCGTCGCCTTCGTAATTCCAGAGGATAGCGGCACGCGATTTATCGCCTACCACCTCCTTACTGCCGCCGAATATAATGCTCAAATGCCTGCTGAACAGCAACTCCCCGCTGTTGAAGAGAGCAACCGAGTGCTAATGGAGTACAGCGTGTCTCTTCCAACGGGAACGTGCGCTGCCCCGCCGGCTGGTCCCCCTTCCGGGGGAAATGCCGCCCTTGTGACTGATCACGTTCGCCAGCCCACCGCTACCGAGCCACTGTTCGTGGTGCAAGATGATCTTTCTGTCACTGTTCGGCTACGGTATGCAACGGGAAACGGCGCCCAGGTGGTTTTACCTGCACTGAGTCGCGGACCCTACCTCCTTGAGCTTATGGGCCGCAATTTACCTCTCAGTGATTGA
- a CDS encoding response regulator transcription factor, giving the protein MNAYDAGVTSQRILVIEDDLDIANVLKMDLGDAGYTVEHADSAMNGLIKAREEHPDLILLDLGLPDFDGGDVVQRLRKNSAVPIIVLTARDTVDEKVRLLGLGADDYLIKPFHPDELLARVKVQLRQRITESLSMGDLTLDPQKRLVTYKAEELRLSPKEFDILALLIRQPGRVYSRQEIGQEIWQGRLPEGSNVVDVHMANLRAKLRDLDGYGLLRTVRGVGYALRG; this is encoded by the coding sequence ATGAACGCTTATGATGCAGGGGTGACTTCCCAACGCATTCTTGTCATTGAGGATGACCTCGATATTGCCAATGTCCTGAAGATGGACCTAGGAGATGCCGGGTACACCGTCGAACACGCCGACTCCGCCATGAATGGCCTGATCAAAGCCCGTGAGGAGCACCCTGATCTGATTCTGCTCGACCTGGGTCTGCCTGACTTTGATGGGGGTGATGTTGTCCAGCGTCTGCGCAAGAACAGCGCGGTGCCGATTATCGTCCTGACTGCCCGTGACACTGTGGACGAGAAGGTGCGGCTGCTTGGGCTGGGTGCCGATGATTACCTGATCAAGCCCTTCCATCCCGACGAGCTGCTGGCCCGCGTGAAGGTTCAGCTGCGTCAGCGCATCACTGAGAGCCTCAGCATGGGTGACCTGACCCTGGACCCGCAAAAGCGGCTGGTGACCTACAAGGCAGAGGAACTGCGTCTGTCACCCAAGGAATTTGACATCCTTGCCCTTCTGATTCGCCAGCCAGGCCGGGTGTACTCCCGCCAGGAGATCGGCCAGGAAATCTGGCAGGGCCGCCTGCCAGAAGGCAGCAACGTGGTGGATGTCCACATGGCCAACCTCCGGGCCAAGCTCCGCGACCTCGACGGTTATGGTCTGCTGCGCACCGTTCGTGGTGTGGGCTACGCCCTGCGTGGTTAA
- a CDS encoding response regulator, giving the protein MTELQPHIEILLVEDNEPDVLLTLEAFEDASVPNHMHVARDGVEALRFLRREGEYAAAPRPDVILMDINMPRKNGLEVLEEIKADPKLSSIPVVMLTTSQAEEDVRNSYLRHASGYVVKPVGFENFLSAMRAFENFWLTFVRFPPRA; this is encoded by the coding sequence ATGACTGAACTGCAGCCACACATTGAAATCCTGCTTGTCGAGGACAACGAGCCCGACGTGCTTTTGACGCTGGAAGCCTTTGAGGACGCCAGCGTCCCGAACCATATGCACGTCGCGCGAGACGGGGTAGAAGCCCTGCGTTTCCTGCGGCGTGAGGGAGAATATGCAGCTGCGCCCCGCCCCGATGTAATCCTGATGGATATCAACATGCCACGCAAAAACGGCCTGGAAGTGCTTGAAGAAATCAAGGCAGATCCGAAGCTGAGCAGCATTCCAGTAGTTATGCTGACGACCTCGCAGGCAGAGGAAGATGTGCGCAACTCCTATTTGCGTCATGCCAGCGGCTATGTGGTCAAGCCTGTTGGATTTGAAAACTTCCTGAGCGCTATGAGGGCTTTCGAGAATTTCTGGCTGACTTTCGTGCGCTTTCCACCACGCGCGTGA
- a CDS encoding Fur family transcriptional regulator, translating into MTMVRQTRQRAAVIEVLQASRAHPDAAWIHAQVRAKLPSVSLGTVYRTLDALVRDGVVVTIERAGQATRYDYRHDGQDHHHAVCRSCGTIFDVKAEAKPLIPAAALPAGFQVTDVRLEFMGLCTGCQQPSVKH; encoded by the coding sequence ATGACGATGGTGCGGCAGACGCGGCAGCGGGCAGCAGTGATCGAGGTGCTGCAGGCCTCGCGCGCCCATCCCGACGCCGCCTGGATTCATGCGCAGGTGCGGGCAAAGCTGCCCAGCGTCAGCCTGGGGACCGTCTACCGGACACTCGACGCCCTGGTCCGTGACGGTGTCGTGGTAACCATCGAACGTGCTGGACAGGCCACTCGGTATGACTACCGCCATGACGGGCAGGACCATCACCACGCTGTATGTCGCTCGTGTGGGACGATTTTCGACGTCAAGGCTGAGGCCAAACCCCTGATTCCAGCGGCAGCCCTGCCAGCTGGCTTCCAGGTGACCGACGTGCGGCTGGAATTTATGGGCCTGTGCACAGGGTGTCAGCAGCCCAGCGTCAAACACTGA
- a CDS encoding MarC family protein: protein MPEWSQFLTTINKTFLTMLVVMDPIGLAPIFIGLASNRPRFERQRVAFKATLVAGIIILMFGLFGRDLLKHLGISLSAFRIAGGVLLFMIALDMVFARPSGSKETPEEEQEAHERQDISVFPLAIPLIAGPGTLASIMILAGDAHGEPLLLGGVFSVTFLVLLLCYLALRLSGQIARVIGLTGVHVVTRVLGVLLGALAVQYIADGTLELLRGGLKITMLPLAVA from the coding sequence GTGCCGGAGTGGAGCCAGTTCCTGACGACCATCAACAAGACCTTCCTGACGATGCTGGTTGTCATGGACCCTATTGGTCTGGCTCCTATTTTTATTGGTCTGGCCAGCAACCGTCCCCGCTTTGAACGGCAGCGGGTGGCATTCAAGGCAACCCTGGTAGCGGGGATCATTATCCTGATGTTCGGTCTTTTTGGCCGTGACCTGCTGAAGCACCTGGGAATCAGCCTGAGTGCCTTTCGCATTGCAGGTGGAGTGCTGCTTTTTATGATTGCGCTGGACATGGTGTTTGCACGTCCCAGTGGAAGTAAGGAAACGCCCGAAGAGGAACAGGAGGCCCATGAGCGCCAGGACATCAGCGTGTTTCCCCTGGCTATTCCCCTGATTGCCGGCCCCGGCACCCTGGCAAGCATCATGATCCTGGCGGGCGACGCCCACGGAGAACCGCTCCTGCTGGGCGGCGTGTTCTCAGTGACCTTCCTGGTGCTGCTGCTGTGCTACCTGGCACTACGCCTTTCAGGCCAGATCGCGCGGGTGATTGGCCTGACGGGAGTCCACGTGGTGACCCGGGTTCTGGGCGTGCTGCTGGGAGCCTTGGCCGTGCAGTACATCGCAGACGGCACTCTGGAGTTATTGCGCGGCGGCCTGAAAATTACGATGCTGCCCCTCGCGGTGGCCTGA
- a CDS encoding pilus assembly FimT family protein — MTLRPPAQGFTLLEVLFVLAILGLIFVIAMGGVINWVHSTQLREAAIQVESDLERVRSSSLRFNRDTQFRVVTSTSYQMTVNGQSSVINLANATLGPVGATISYSAPHSLLSTPPLSLRLAVGRKSRTVRTIGLTGKVVIDASN, encoded by the coding sequence ATGACACTTCGTCCACCCGCCCAGGGCTTCACGCTGCTGGAGGTTCTCTTCGTGCTTGCCATACTCGGCCTTATCTTTGTAATTGCGATGGGTGGCGTCATTAATTGGGTCCATTCCACGCAGCTTCGGGAGGCGGCAATACAAGTGGAGAGCGACCTGGAACGGGTCCGTTCCTCCAGCCTGCGCTTTAACCGCGACACTCAGTTCCGGGTAGTGACCTCAACCTCTTATCAGATGACCGTGAATGGACAGAGCAGCGTCATCAACTTGGCCAATGCCACGCTGGGACCTGTCGGCGCAACCATCTCATATAGTGCGCCTCACAGCCTCCTGAGCACCCCCCCTCTCTCCCTTCGTCTCGCTGTAGGCCGAAAGAGCAGGACCGTACGCACGATCGGCTTGACCGGCAAGGTGGTCATTGATGCCAGCAACTAG
- the thpR gene encoding RNA 2',3'-cyclic phosphodiesterase: protein MTRIRRTHKPAPRTDKPQRNTEPASQPLGPDVYEPAKASIKPAASPARQGGRGRSGDDEAPDRTLRLFYALRVPTDISGPLAEAQRALRGNWRAVRRDQMHVTLAYLPSVAPERLDDLKRLGALLTQDVVPMEVRLRGTGYFPNEGSPRVWFAKVEAEGLTELATKLREGIRNLDIQTDDLPFKAHITLARKKGPAPRVAPLTFDLGWQAGHAVLYRSILRKTGPIYETESTFRFRGLAPQETA from the coding sequence ATGACCCGTATCCGCCGCACCCACAAACCCGCTCCCAGGACCGATAAACCTCAGCGCAATACCGAACCGGCTTCCCAGCCCCTGGGTCCGGATGTGTATGAACCGGCCAAAGCCTCTATCAAGCCTGCGGCATCTCCGGCGCGCCAAGGCGGTAGGGGGCGATCAGGTGATGACGAAGCCCCTGATCGCACGCTGCGGCTGTTCTATGCCCTGCGTGTCCCTACTGACATTAGTGGCCCACTGGCCGAAGCGCAGCGCGCCCTGCGGGGCAACTGGCGGGCCGTGAGGCGCGACCAGATGCACGTCACGTTGGCGTACCTGCCAAGCGTGGCGCCGGAACGACTTGATGACCTCAAGCGGCTGGGCGCCCTGCTGACCCAGGATGTTGTCCCTATGGAAGTCCGACTCCGGGGGACCGGATACTTTCCCAACGAAGGCAGCCCCCGGGTGTGGTTTGCAAAGGTGGAGGCTGAGGGCCTGACAGAGCTGGCGACCAAGCTGCGTGAGGGCATCCGGAATCTGGATATCCAAACCGACGATCTGCCGTTCAAGGCGCACATCACGCTGGCACGCAAGAAAGGCCCGGCTCCCCGGGTTGCACCACTTACCTTCGATCTGGGCTGGCAGGCCGGGCACGCTGTGCTGTACCGCAGCATCCTCCGTAAGACCGGCCCTATCTACGAGACCGAAAGCACCTTCCGTTTCCGGGGCCTGGCCCCGCAGGAGACCGCATGA
- a CDS encoding HNH endonuclease, with amino-acid sequence MISRKDMPGGEETRIGRVAADLNAPRVLVLNASYEPLHVTSAKRAITLVQYGVAEILEDSDDIVRSPSMYMQVPSVIRLRRYVRRPKVHPVPFNRRNVLRRDTFACQYCGSRDELTMDHVMPRSRGGRHHWENVVTACRSCNQRKGSQTPDEAGMPLRTRPRAPSFGVYAHGQYAHWQPGWAAYLNGH; translated from the coding sequence ATGATTTCCAGAAAGGACATGCCGGGAGGGGAGGAAACGCGAATAGGCCGGGTCGCGGCCGATTTGAATGCGCCGCGGGTGCTGGTGCTGAACGCGTCATACGAGCCGCTGCACGTGACCAGCGCCAAGCGCGCCATCACGCTGGTGCAGTACGGTGTGGCCGAGATCCTGGAAGACAGTGACGATATCGTCCGCTCCCCCAGCATGTACATGCAGGTGCCCAGCGTGATTCGCCTGCGACGTTATGTCCGCCGTCCGAAAGTACATCCGGTTCCGTTCAACCGCCGGAATGTGCTGCGGCGTGACACCTTTGCCTGCCAGTACTGCGGCTCCCGCGATGAGCTGACCATGGACCACGTCATGCCCCGCTCGCGCGGAGGAAGGCATCATTGGGAAAATGTGGTCACGGCCTGCCGGAGCTGCAACCAGCGCAAGGGCAGCCAGACACCAGACGAGGCCGGGATGCCGCTGCGGACCCGGCCTCGCGCTCCCAGCTTCGGGGTGTATGCCCACGGGCAGTACGCCCACTGGCAGCCCGGCTGGGCGGCTTATCTGAACGGCCACTGA
- the recA gene encoding recombinase RecA — protein sequence MSKDSTKELSAPTDARERTKAIETAMSQIEKAFGKGSIMKLGAESKLDVQSVSTGSLSLDLALGIGGIPRGRVTEIYGPESGGKTTLALSIVAQAQKAGGTCAFIDAEHALDPVYARALGVNTDELLVSQPDNGEQALEIMELLVRSGAIDVVVVDSVAALTPRAEIEGEMGDSLPGLQARLMSQALRKLTAILSKTGTAAIFINQVREKIGVMYGNPETTTGGRALKFYASVRLDVRKIGQPVKLGNDAVGNTVKVKSVKNKVAPPFKEVELTLMYGKGFDQLSDLVTLASDMDIIKKAGSFYSYGDERIGQGKEKAIAYIAERPEMEQEIRDRVLNAIRGGASEQPTKPALAE from the coding sequence ATGAGCAAAGACAGCACCAAGGAACTCTCCGCTCCCACCGACGCCCGCGAGCGTACCAAGGCGATCGAGACGGCCATGAGCCAGATCGAGAAGGCCTTCGGCAAGGGCAGCATCATGAAACTGGGCGCCGAGAGCAAACTCGACGTGCAGTCCGTGTCGACCGGCAGCCTCAGCCTGGACCTGGCGCTGGGGATCGGCGGTATTCCGCGTGGCCGTGTCACTGAGATCTACGGCCCGGAATCCGGCGGCAAGACCACGCTGGCGCTGAGCATCGTGGCTCAGGCTCAGAAGGCCGGCGGGACCTGCGCCTTTATCGATGCCGAACACGCCCTCGACCCCGTCTACGCCCGCGCCCTCGGGGTCAACACCGACGAACTCCTGGTGTCCCAGCCCGACAACGGCGAGCAGGCACTGGAAATCATGGAACTGCTGGTCCGCTCCGGCGCCATCGACGTCGTGGTGGTGGACTCGGTGGCCGCCCTGACCCCCCGCGCGGAAATTGAAGGCGAGATGGGCGACAGCCTCCCGGGGTTGCAGGCCCGGCTGATGAGCCAGGCCCTGCGTAAGCTCACAGCCATCCTGTCCAAGACCGGCACCGCCGCGATCTTTATCAATCAGGTGCGCGAGAAGATCGGCGTAATGTATGGCAACCCCGAAACCACCACTGGGGGCCGTGCGCTGAAGTTCTACGCCTCGGTCCGGTTGGACGTACGTAAGATCGGTCAGCCGGTGAAGCTCGGCAATGACGCGGTGGGCAACACCGTCAAGGTCAAGAGCGTCAAGAACAAGGTCGCGCCTCCCTTCAAGGAAGTCGAACTGACGCTGATGTACGGCAAGGGCTTTGATCAGCTCAGCGATCTGGTGACTCTGGCCAGCGATATGGACATCATCAAGAAAGCCGGCAGCTTCTACAGCTACGGTGACGAGCGCATCGGACAGGGCAAGGAAAAAGCTATTGCCTACATTGCCGAGCGTCCCGAAATGGAGCAGGAGATCCGCGACCGGGTGTTGAATGCCATCCGCGGCGGCGCTTCCGAGCAGCCCACGAAACCGGCCCTGGCCGAGTAA
- a CDS encoding CinA family nicotinamide mononucleotide deamidase-related protein, whose amino-acid sequence MLLAEIISVGTELLFGEIVDSNAAFLARELGARGLTLHRKTVLGDNLERVTQAIGLALSRADLVILGGGLGPTDDDLTREAIAAALNETPTEDPGLISWLEGLYTSRGRVMPQINRKQAWLIPSAEALPNPVGTAPGWYVRTAGNKVIVALPGPPREMQTMWREEVLPRLPLPTRALHATTLHTQGIGESQLAELLGELTRQANPSVATYARKTGVDVRVAASADTPEAARELAAPVLDQVRQTLARWLWGEDTDTLAGAVTRALDSRTLGVIEAGSAGALCTLLADEPTFLDAAVTQDHRRLITLGLTPVTLHAQGLVSEQAARELAAGAREHLGAEVGLAVVTAVQGERAGQAYVALDTGNAQHTAALNWPGNAEQIRERAAVLALALAQRSLTRQEVLA is encoded by the coding sequence ATGCTTCTAGCAGAAATCATCAGTGTAGGCACAGAGTTGCTGTTCGGCGAGATTGTCGACAGCAACGCTGCCTTCCTGGCCCGTGAACTGGGTGCCAGGGGCCTGACCCTACACCGCAAGACGGTGCTGGGCGACAACCTGGAGCGTGTGACGCAGGCCATCGGGCTGGCCCTGTCGCGCGCCGATCTGGTGATTCTGGGCGGCGGTCTGGGTCCTACCGATGACGACCTGACCCGCGAAGCTATCGCCGCTGCGCTGAACGAAACGCCAACGGAAGACCCAGGGCTGATCAGCTGGCTCGAAGGTCTGTACACGTCACGGGGCCGGGTCATGCCTCAGATCAACCGTAAACAGGCCTGGCTGATTCCCAGTGCAGAGGCGTTGCCAAATCCAGTCGGGACCGCGCCGGGATGGTACGTCCGGACCGCCGGCAACAAGGTGATCGTGGCGCTGCCAGGACCGCCGCGTGAGATGCAGACCATGTGGCGTGAGGAGGTGCTGCCGCGCCTGCCGTTGCCCACGCGTGCCCTGCACGCCACGACCCTGCACACCCAGGGCATCGGTGAAAGCCAGCTGGCTGAACTGCTCGGCGAACTGACCCGGCAGGCCAATCCCAGCGTGGCCACCTACGCCCGCAAAACTGGTGTAGATGTCCGGGTGGCAGCCAGTGCCGATACCCCCGAAGCCGCCCGCGAACTGGCGGCGCCTGTGCTGGATCAGGTTCGTCAGACGCTGGCCCGCTGGCTCTGGGGCGAGGACACCGACACCCTGGCGGGCGCCGTTACCCGCGCACTGGACAGCCGCACCCTGGGAGTCATTGAGGCTGGCAGCGCTGGAGCACTGTGCACCCTGCTGGCCGACGAACCGACTTTTCTGGATGCAGCCGTCACGCAGGACCACCGCCGCCTGATCACCCTGGGGCTGACGCCAGTCACGCTGCATGCCCAGGGTCTGGTCAGCGAACAGGCTGCCCGTGAACTGGCCGCAGGAGCGCGAGAGCACCTGGGTGCAGAGGTCGGGCTGGCTGTGGTGACAGCCGTTCAGGGTGAGCGGGCCGGTCAGGCCTACGTCGCGCTGGACACGGGGAACGCCCAGCACACCGCTGCACTGAACTGGCCCGGCAATGCCGAACAGATCCGTGAGCGCGCAGCGGTGCTGGCTCTGGCCCTGGCCCAGCGCAGCCTGACCCGCCAGGAGGTCCTGGCATGA